The following proteins come from a genomic window of Candidatus Protochlamydia phocaeensis:
- the recJ gene encoding single-stranded-DNA-specific exonuclease RecJ, whose product MHSPAYGQEEPIWVYPKTDNELKESIIKEFKIHPVIAQILVSRGFQSFQQIHDYLYAKLPELHDPFLMAEMPQAVERVCHAIKNGENILIYGDNDVDGMTGTTLLTEFLQDLGANVFFYVSNRGTLRQSLIVEALEYALMNNCKLLITVDCGITAAVEIAKVAAQNVDVIITDHHEPTDKIPHCIATLNPKLLNNPYPNRDLTGVGVAFKLAHGITNQLTAEGKIPPKKIDLKRYLDLVALGTISDMGSLLDTENRILVRYGLRQLRKGRRMGLSKLFSICDVDLNDLTTFTIASKIAPRLNSLGRIDDPRKGVQMLLVKNADLAEKMALELDLNNIERQKIERTMSLDVDTTIQEYPAILNNKAIVMVSDKWHPGVIAIISTRISKQYNRPTVMIAIDKGIGKGSVRSIREFPLLPTLKQCSDILINFGGHDFAAGLTVKEEHIEQFKAHFIEAANQKLKDSDVMSKLALDAEIKFSELTFDFMESAKLLEPYGNENPQPILYCDAWQTWPPKIVGKTHLKLYLEQGDRVLEGVALGKAAHSAQLRKKNLKLRIAFTPQINKSSIQLLIRDFKILEDPSAAPAA is encoded by the coding sequence ATGCATTCCCCTGCCTATGGCCAAGAGGAACCCATATGGGTTTACCCTAAAACGGACAATGAATTAAAGGAAAGCATCATCAAAGAATTTAAGATTCATCCTGTTATCGCACAAATTCTTGTCTCACGGGGCTTTCAGTCTTTTCAGCAAATTCATGACTATCTGTACGCCAAGCTTCCTGAATTGCATGACCCTTTCTTAATGGCTGAGATGCCACAAGCTGTGGAGCGCGTTTGCCATGCCATTAAAAATGGGGAAAACATCTTAATTTATGGAGACAATGATGTCGATGGAATGACCGGCACGACATTGTTGACGGAATTTTTACAGGATTTAGGAGCGAATGTTTTCTTTTACGTCTCCAATCGGGGAACTTTGCGCCAAAGCTTGATTGTCGAGGCGTTGGAATATGCCTTAATGAATAATTGCAAGCTCCTCATTACGGTGGACTGTGGGATTACGGCAGCCGTAGAGATAGCCAAAGTCGCTGCCCAAAACGTGGACGTCATCATTACAGATCATCACGAGCCGACGGATAAAATCCCCCATTGCATTGCAACGCTCAATCCCAAGCTGCTAAATAACCCCTATCCAAATCGCGATCTGACAGGAGTCGGAGTCGCCTTCAAGCTTGCCCATGGAATCACCAATCAATTGACGGCGGAGGGAAAAATTCCGCCAAAAAAGATCGATTTAAAGCGCTACTTGGATCTTGTCGCTCTGGGCACGATTTCGGACATGGGCTCTTTGCTGGATACAGAAAACCGCATTTTAGTCCGCTACGGCTTGCGCCAGCTACGCAAAGGCAGACGCATGGGGCTTTCGAAGCTGTTTTCTATTTGCGATGTGGACCTCAATGACTTGACGACTTTTACAATTGCCTCCAAAATCGCTCCCCGCTTAAATAGCTTGGGCCGAATTGACGATCCACGCAAAGGCGTTCAGATGCTGTTGGTCAAGAATGCCGATTTAGCTGAAAAAATGGCGTTGGAGCTGGATTTAAATAACATTGAAAGACAAAAGATCGAGCGGACGATGTCTTTGGACGTTGACACGACGATTCAAGAATATCCGGCCATCTTGAATAACAAAGCCATCGTCATGGTTTCCGATAAATGGCACCCTGGAGTGATTGCCATTATTTCTACCCGCATTTCCAAACAATATAATCGACCGACTGTGATGATTGCCATTGACAAAGGTATCGGTAAAGGATCTGTCCGTTCTATTCGAGAATTTCCTTTATTGCCGACTTTAAAGCAATGCTCCGACATCTTGATTAATTTTGGGGGGCATGATTTTGCAGCTGGCTTGACAGTCAAAGAAGAACATATTGAACAGTTTAAAGCGCATTTTATTGAAGCGGCCAACCAGAAGCTCAAAGATTCGGACGTGATGAGCAAGCTTGCCTTGGATGCCGAAATCAAATTCAGCGAACTCACGTTTGACTTTATGGAATCGGCCAAGCTATTGGAGCCTTACGGAAATGAAAATCCCCAGCCGATTCTTTATTGCGATGCCTGGCAGACATGGCCGCCGAAAATTGTCGGTAAAACTCATCTTAAATTATATTTAGAGCAAGGAGATCGGGTTTTGGAAGGAGTCGCTTTAGGAAAAGCGGCCCATAGCGCCCAGCTTCGCAAAAAGAACCTCAAATTACGCATTGCCTTTACTCCTCAAATTAATAAATCGAGCATCCAGCTGCTAATCCGGGATTTCAAAATTTTAGAAGATCCCTCAGCCGCTCCTGCCGCCTAA
- a CDS encoding NTP/NDP exchange transporter, whose amino-acid sequence MSQDTKQEFGKWRAFFWPVHGYELKKLLPMFFMFFCISFNYTILRDTKDTLIVTAAGAEAIPFLKSFGVVPAAIIFMIIYAKLSNVLSRENLFYVTLLPFIIFFGLFAFVMYPARELLLPTESANALRAYLPGGWTGLAAAYHNWMYSIFYILAELWGSVVLSLLFWGFANQITRVTEAKRFYSLFGLGANLALLVSGPAIVYVSDIRKKLPADVDAWQISLNYLMGMVVIAGIAILAIYWWINRNILTDPRFYDPNQERAPGKKKKAKMSLGESFKFLFTSKYILCLAILVIAYGISINLVEITWKSQVKLQYPNPNDYSTFMGWFSTMTGAVTILMMLFVGGNVIRRKGWGFAALITPVVLLITGIAFFSFVIFKQHLLGYIAALGTTPLFLAVIFGAAQNIMSKSSKYSLFDPTKEMAYIPLDEDSKVKGKAAVDVVGARLGKSGGSIIQMGLLAFGTLATITPYIGAILMVIIAAWIVAARSLNKQFTKLTADQSAAAANTDKTSTATTAS is encoded by the coding sequence ATGTCGCAAGATACCAAACAAGAATTTGGTAAATGGCGGGCGTTTTTTTGGCCTGTGCATGGCTATGAGCTAAAAAAACTCCTTCCAATGTTTTTTATGTTCTTCTGTATTTCTTTCAACTATACAATCTTGAGGGATACAAAGGATACCTTAATCGTTACAGCTGCCGGTGCGGAGGCTATTCCATTTTTAAAGTCATTTGGAGTTGTTCCAGCCGCGATTATCTTTATGATCATATATGCCAAGCTGAGTAACGTATTGAGCAGAGAAAATCTTTTCTATGTGACTCTTTTGCCTTTCATTATCTTCTTTGGCTTATTTGCGTTTGTCATGTATCCAGCCAGAGAACTCTTGCTGCCGACAGAATCGGCCAACGCTTTGCGCGCTTATCTGCCAGGCGGATGGACAGGACTGGCTGCTGCCTATCATAACTGGATGTATTCTATTTTTTACATTCTAGCTGAACTCTGGGGAAGTGTTGTCTTATCTCTGCTTTTCTGGGGATTTGCCAACCAAATTACACGCGTGACAGAAGCTAAGCGTTTTTATAGCTTATTCGGCTTGGGTGCTAATTTAGCTCTCTTGGTTTCCGGTCCAGCTATCGTTTACGTTTCTGATATCCGTAAAAAATTGCCAGCTGATGTCGATGCATGGCAGATTTCCCTTAACTATTTAATGGGAATGGTTGTTATTGCTGGGATTGCCATTTTGGCCATTTACTGGTGGATCAACCGCAATATCTTGACAGATCCGCGTTTTTATGATCCAAATCAAGAAAGAGCGCCAGGCAAGAAGAAGAAAGCGAAGATGTCTTTGGGCGAAAGCTTCAAGTTTCTCTTTACCTCTAAATATATCCTTTGCCTAGCGATTTTGGTTATCGCTTACGGTATTTCGATCAACCTCGTGGAAATTACTTGGAAGAGCCAAGTTAAACTTCAGTACCCCAACCCCAACGACTATAGTACGTTTATGGGATGGTTCTCTACAATGACTGGTGCTGTAACGATTTTAATGATGCTGTTTGTTGGTGGTAACGTCATTCGCCGTAAGGGATGGGGCTTTGCTGCTCTCATTACGCCTGTTGTCTTGTTAATCACCGGTATTGCCTTCTTCTCATTTGTTATTTTTAAACAACACTTGCTAGGCTATATCGCAGCTTTAGGAACAACTCCTCTCTTCTTAGCTGTTATCTTTGGTGCGGCTCAAAATATTATGAGTAAGTCTTCTAAATACTCCTTATTTGATCCAACAAAAGAGATGGCTTATATTCCATTGGATGAAGATTCCAAGGTAAAAGGAAAAGCGGCTGTTGACGTTGTCGGTGCACGCTTAGGAAAATCTGGTGGTTCGATTATTCAAATGGGTCTATTGGCATTTGGTACATTGGCCACGATTACGCCTTATATCGGGGCTATCCTCATGGTGATCATTGCCGCTTGGATTGTTGCTGCTCGTTCATTGAATAAGCAATTTACCAAGTTGACAGCTGATCAAAGCGCTGCTGCAGCGAATACAGATAAAACTTCTACAGCTACAACAGCTAGCTAA
- a CDS encoding helix-turn-helix domain-containing protein, with amino-acid sequence MSQDKTDDKKVVSITEAAKLNKVTRQAIYVAIKLNKLKARKETTRWTISLEDLEDYRRQKYSRSKSVYDGELLFDNNKGYFSVNQVAEMLSVPAQKIYYATRIGLLKAQRKGAAWVIHSDDVKEYQEKYIQKKNRRRQAS; translated from the coding sequence ATGTCACAGGATAAAACTGATGATAAGAAAGTTGTTTCTATTACAGAAGCAGCTAAATTGAATAAAGTAACGCGACAAGCTATTTATGTTGCGATTAAATTAAATAAGCTGAAAGCCAGAAAAGAAACGACACGATGGACAATTAGCTTAGAAGACTTAGAAGATTATCGCCGTCAGAAATACTCTAGAAGTAAATCTGTTTATGATGGGGAACTTTTATTTGACAATAACAAGGGATACTTCTCTGTTAATCAAGTGGCTGAGATGTTAAGCGTTCCTGCGCAAAAGATTTATTATGCCACTCGCATTGGTTTATTAAAGGCTCAGCGTAAAGGAGCTGCTTGGGTAATCCATTCTGATGATGTAAAGGAATATCAAGAGAAGTATATTCAAAAGAAGAACCGTCGTCGTCAAGCTAGCTAA
- the rlmD gene encoding 23S rRNA (uracil(1939)-C(5))-methyltransferase RlmD yields the protein MMGKSQLNDIIEGEIQTIAFGGEGILRYRGFVVFVPFTAIGDKITCRLIEIKKSFAKGELVSIERASPQRTQPLCPYFGTCGGCQIQHLNDQAQLNYKQHAVLDALKRIGHISLPPPKIIPAQLKWAYRRHITLHMRPTENGFEMGYIGVDNRSLITIQTCPIFNSPDDAIVKQLREFIHTLPNPGRQEGRVTILKNQKDRYILSFQFSSLQGLQNRLFQSALQNYPAFVGILVYSPQEQWQFGDPYCEQKVEGLLFRFTPQAFVQNHPEQSANIYRQICSVTAHQTGKQILDLYCGFGITSLLLARQGHQVTGMEFNPEAIKFAQENSQLNHLKQAQFIQGDVEKILPKWLKGHEKPHLILVNPPRTGLSKGVIHTLLQANPNEIIYVSCMPSTLARDLAFFYAKDYEIQQCVIYDMFPQTAHVETFIYLKRKKKNITVQSLLRGD from the coding sequence ATGATGGGAAAGTCTCAACTCAACGACATTATTGAAGGGGAAATTCAGACGATTGCTTTCGGCGGAGAAGGCATTCTCCGCTACCGCGGCTTTGTCGTCTTTGTCCCCTTTACGGCCATAGGGGATAAAATCACCTGCCGGCTCATCGAAATAAAGAAATCCTTTGCCAAAGGCGAACTTGTCTCAATCGAGCGGGCTAGCCCGCAACGGACACAACCGCTTTGTCCTTACTTCGGCACATGCGGAGGATGCCAGATTCAACATCTGAATGATCAAGCCCAGCTTAACTATAAGCAGCATGCCGTCCTAGATGCTTTAAAACGCATTGGCCATATTAGCTTGCCTCCCCCCAAAATTATTCCCGCTCAATTAAAGTGGGCATACCGCCGCCATATCACTTTGCATATGCGACCGACAGAAAACGGCTTTGAGATGGGCTATATCGGAGTGGACAATCGCTCTCTTATAACTATACAAACATGCCCGATTTTCAATTCGCCGGATGATGCGATTGTCAAGCAGCTGCGGGAATTTATTCATACGCTTCCCAATCCAGGCCGCCAAGAAGGCAGGGTCACCATTTTAAAAAATCAAAAAGACCGCTATATCCTCTCTTTTCAATTTTCTTCTTTGCAGGGATTGCAAAACCGGCTCTTCCAAAGCGCCCTTCAAAATTATCCCGCATTTGTCGGCATCCTTGTCTATAGCCCGCAAGAACAATGGCAGTTCGGCGATCCTTATTGTGAACAAAAAGTGGAAGGCCTTCTTTTCCGCTTTACCCCGCAAGCCTTTGTTCAAAATCATCCGGAACAAAGCGCCAATATTTATCGCCAGATCTGCTCCGTCACTGCCCATCAGACCGGCAAGCAAATTTTAGACTTGTACTGCGGTTTTGGCATTACTTCGCTGCTATTGGCCAGACAAGGCCATCAAGTGACGGGAATGGAATTTAATCCCGAAGCCATCAAATTTGCACAGGAAAACAGCCAATTAAATCATCTCAAACAAGCGCAATTCATCCAAGGAGATGTAGAAAAGATTCTGCCTAAATGGCTTAAAGGGCACGAAAAGCCGCATTTGATCTTAGTCAATCCTCCGCGAACAGGCCTGTCCAAAGGCGTGATACACACTCTCTTGCAAGCTAATCCAAACGAGATTATCTATGTCTCATGCATGCCCTCCACTTTGGCAAGGGATTTGGCTTTCTTCTACGCGAAAGACTATGAAATTCAACAATGCGTTATCTATGACATGTTCCCACAGACAGCGCATGTTGAAACGTTTATTTATTTGAAAAGGAAAAAAAAGAATATAACCGTTCAGTCCTTGCTAAGAGGAGATTAA